The region GTGCTTGCACAGCACTGTAAGTGTTCAGGATGACACTGAACCGTACACTTAACATAGTTAAAACGGTAAACTTTATGTTTgcatattttaacaattttaaaagctAACCGTGGCAGCCTGGCCgatacagaaaacattaaaaactgcAGTTGCCAACAGGCCTCCTTCACTTGAGCTTCTGAAGAGCAACGGTCCAGGAGTCGGATTCCAGGAGTCGGATTTCAGTAACTCACCGTCTGGAACACTGTCTGGGACAGAAAACCGGCTGTGACTTTGCTGATGTCACTCTCGCCTCCCATCTTACAAAGGATGTAGCCATATAGGTTAGCGGCCTGGAGAGAAATCCCAGCTATCACGAGGGCCTGCATTCAGACAAAGCAAAGGGAAATTTGCTGAGCATATACTGAAATGTTCCTTCCAACCCAAGTAGCGGGGCCTCAGGCCTACACCTACAGTAACAGCCAAGCTTTACTGAGCATTTACAAATACTCACGGACACTTCTCAATGATCAACACCCTGAGAAGCTGGTGCATTATCATCCCAGAGAAACTAAAGTTGCCCAAAGTCCAAGAGCTAATGGCCAAGCCAGGGTCCCCACTCCAGAGCCCACACCTTTAAGCACACTGTTGCCTATAACATCTGTGGATATTTTGTCTTCTCAACAAATGAACCCAGCCATGGCAACaaatacagtaactgaaaaaaACCTTCAGAACTCTGAGGCTAATTTATTCCCCACGGAGGAAGGGCTCTCTGTCGAAGGTAGGATGTCATATGCTTTTTCTAAAAATGCTTCTCTTAGCTGCATCATTCATATGTGCCATAGGTGGAAACAACCAacatgtccatcagtggatgaaggGACAAATAAAATGTGGCCTATCTGTAcagtggaatagtattcagccatgGAAAGGAAAGAAGTTACAACTTCTTTCTGATAcaagctacaacatggataaaccttgaaaatactACATTAAGTGAAAGcagtcagtcacaaaagacccCATATATTGTAGGATTCCACTTacaggaaatgtccagaataggcaaattgaTAGAAACAGGAAGATGAGTGGGTTTTGGGCTAGGTGCACAGGGACATGGGGAGGTGATGAAGCTGAAGGGTACAGGGtgtcttttgggggtgatgaaaatatcctaaaattgATTGCGGTTGCACAACCGAATATACTGGAAAGTACTGAATTATACACATTAAATGGGTGCATTGTGTGGTATGTAAATTATCTCAAAACAGCTATTTCAATAAATCTATCGCTAATAAATAACAATCCACTCCTGTGACCCCTGGCTCTGTACAGACGTCAAAACAATGTCAGAGTCAAGGTGTTGTCTTACCAGCCACTTTAGCTTCAAGGAAAATAAGGTGCTAAAAAAGAACACAATCCAAATCATCGGGCAAATAATGAGGCCAAGCCAGAAGATTCGGGCTTCAGCTTCTGTGGCAGCAATATTATTTGGAGAGACCTGTTGTGGGAAAGTGATTCATgctatcattttcatttattttacatgtgcTTCTGTTACGTGCTGGGGCGCCAGCAGCAGTGGGCTTTGTGCAGGGTGGACATCAGATCTGCACGAAGTCCAGAAGGAAGCCAGAGACTTCCCACAGCCATTTTCCCCATGCTGGTCTGAGGCGTCATGGAGAATACCTTTCTGGCTTCAAAAATCCAGTGGCTTTTCCCATCTTCATCTATCTGGTTCCACCAGCGGAGGCCCACCATGAGCCTtccagtcacattctgagggaaATGGACAAAATGACTCTAAGCAGGTCACATGTAAAGAGAAGGTCCTCTGCTATTTATTGgcgaataaaataaaagtcacctATTCAGTCAGGTTAAACTTGTACTGGGAGCAGAGAAAAGGGGAATTGAACTGTGGTGGTTTAGAAGTGATTTTTTAAGGCTTCTAAGTTTTAATTAAGCTTACCTTAAAAAGTGACAGACTCCCcaaatatatatactcatatagtacacttaaatatttacatatttattacatgcaaattttattaaaaatccaaAGCCGTATAGAGTAGTCATCCTCACATGGCACATATTTGTAACCATGACAGTTGATATGCTGAAGCCATTTATTCAACACCAAACAATgtcttttttcctctaattttaagTGACTCTGGCTCAGCATTATGTACCAGCAGTTTCACCCAGAGTACCTCCTGGCTCAAATCAGCCACATGCATTGGGACAGTCACCATCCGGAAACACAGCCCACGTGTGTCGGAAGCAACAGCATCACAGGAGAGGGGACTGACTTACCTTCACAGACCAGAAGTCAAAGGACAGAAGGAGAAGCACAGTGACGAAACAGCCCACAAAGCTTCTGCTGAACCAGTCACAGCACACATAGGTGACGATGGCACTCACTCGGAAAAACAGGTGGAAAAAGGTGGCCAAGGGATGCCTAGGAGACAACCCAGAAGGCCCTCTCACTCCAGGGGCCAAACGGGCAGTCAATGAGCTCACTCCGTGCTTTCTGACTTTCCATGTTCTCTCTAGTGCTCTTCAAGCCAAATTCAATCAGGCTGCAGCTCCCAGGACAGACACAGCACTAAATTAGGAGGTCGGCAACAGTTATTATTACACTagcttgtttttttctccctctcaaaGAATCCTGTACTTTCCCCTAATTTGATTCCAAATATTACTTGCCCTCTTTGAAACTGGGTCACATTTGAAGTGAAATGTGACCGATCACTCACTGCCTTCCCACCTGGCAGTGATAGTCACCAGTTCCCTAAAGGTAAAGGTTGGGTTATTACCCAGTAACGGAGCAGCGAGGCCATGTGTGGCCCATAGGTGCTGTCTCTTGTCATCAGGGAACGCATATTCCTGGAGAGAGGGAAATGAGGATGACATGCCAATGACCAGTCTAACTCGTAGTTGCTTGTAATGAGTGGTACTTGGATGATGAAATTTAATCTAAGCGATGATGGTTTTTTTCACTGGGCTTGTAGGCACAAAAGAAGGGACAGAACCAAGGGGTTATGTGCTCATCCTACATccagtgctttaaaaaatgagcCTGAAAGATGAGAGCCCCAAGGGTAATCAATAACAAGGGCCATCCATTTATCTGGAGCAGATAGATAACACATGCCTGTAGGGCTCAGGCAGGTGGCAGCCATGAGTGACACGGGCCAGGTAAACACTCAtggatttctatttcctttgtagGAATCCACTTCTGATAGTGCACAGGTAAAGAAAAGCACTCAATCAAGATCAGGAAAGCAACAGTGCAAGCCCAGTGATGACGGCAATTAAAGCACCACGGCATTgccaaggagggagaggaggagagggaagagcaggcaTCCCCCCATGGCAGGTGACTCTACTTGGCCAGCCTGTCCTAGTTCTGCTAAATTCAGTATTTCACAAGAAGCCAGAAATCCAGACTTGTGATGgcaaataggatttttaaatgatggctactaattatgttaataaaataatggaGGCTATGTATCACCCTGGCCCATGAACCGCCAGCTTGCAGCATTCAGGGTGATTGAAGAGGCAGCCAGCAGACCTGCAGGGGGATGAGTCCGCTGGGTCTTCCCAAAGAGAAGTGTGGTCAGGACAAGCAGACTAGGGGCTCCCATGGAATTGAGCTGTTTTGAACTCCCAAGGCACCATGAACTCAGATTCAGAAGTGGAATTTACAGTGACTTCTGCATGTACTCATGATGTTCTAAAGGACAAAGGGGGCCACAGCCAAACACCAGCTGTGCGCCTGAACACTTCTTATCTGTGCCTTCTGACACTGAGCCCTCCTGGCAGCCTGGGTGAAAAGCCAGCCTGGGAAGAGTACCCAGCATTTAAGAATTAGAAGTGATGACATTGAACTTCTGAATCTGGACTGTTCCAGAAGACAAGACTCTTGGCAACCTCTTATACTCTTTTTGCCTTAAATCTTATTGAAAATTTTCAACAAACTGTCTCAATACAATTTTACCCCTTCACACTGAAGATAAATGAGTCTTCTTGCCATAACTGTAAGTTCTTTGAAGGCAGAAACCATGTTTAAGATAATTTTATATCCCAACAATGAGTAACACTTAAGATTCTAGGCAAATATTTGCTGTGTCGAAACTGCAATTGATTGAGCCCATTAAGGATCACTGGGACACGAGTCCTCTTTGTAGAACACCACACACTTAAAAGATGTAAGAGACCCAAGTGTGCAGTGATCCAGGGTAAAACCTGGAAGTTGATGTATTCGAATAAATCACCTGCCcaccactttttttctttcttttttggctgtggtttcctgaaataaaacagaaaaatttccaGTTGTTGGAAAGTTCTGCTTGGTTGAGAGGTATTACTACTATTATTCAAtcaaattattgtttttcaaaccaagcccaaagcaagtagaaaATGATGCCTGTTGCACTTTCAAATATTGCTTTAATGCTTTAATGCTATTTTGTGCAGGTTGTTCCCCGGGCAACCCCACAAACCCTCACTCAGTCTCTCTCTGGAGTCTGGCCTTTGCCCCCAGCTAACCCTACTCTGGTCTCAGACCAATTTTCTAGCTTTGAGAGTTTGGAAGGCCACGGCTTAAGCCCATCCACTCTTCCCTACCAGGGGTCCTCCGCCCTCCCAGCATTCTCTCCTGCCACCTCCGCAGCTGCagagcaaacacacacaccatTCACCTTCACGTCTCCATGCCACTGGCTTCAGCTCCACCCTCCCAGGCACCCACCTGGTCGCCTCTTGAGAGGTGCCCAACTGCCAGGGTTCCAGTTCTGGCTCCAACCTCTGAGTAGCTCTATGGCTTTCCCTAAGCTATGTAACCTCGCGATGCCTCAGTCTCTGCTTCTGTACAATGGGAATGCCAACAGCAGCCCCTTCCCTTCCTAGGACACTAAAAAGATCAAGTGAAGCTGGCACATATGAAGTGCTTGAGACACAGGCTGTGCTCGGTAATTGTGAGTAGCTGTTGTTATCTCAGCCCTCAGAGTCACTCGAAACTGCCCCACCTCGAGGAGCCCCACTAGAAAATTCCCCCTCTGACCAcaactttccttctctctccctggggGCAGACGTTTCACGTCAGGGATCCCCCAAGAC is a window of Desmodus rotundus isolate HL8 chromosome 1, HLdesRot8A.1, whole genome shotgun sequence DNA encoding:
- the TVP23A gene encoding Golgi apparatus membrane protein TVP23 homolog A, whose product is MKQALVDDTEDVSLDFGNEEELAFRKAKIRHPLATFFHLFFRVSAIVTYVCCDWFSRSFVGCFVTVLLLLSFDFWSVKNVTGRLMVGLRWWNQIDEDGKSHWIFEARKVSPNNIAATEAEARIFWLGLIICPMIWIVFFFSTLFSLKLKWLALVIAGISLQAANLYGYILCKMGGESDISKVTAGFLSQTVFQTACPSDFQKPGLEGLETHKC